The Opitutaceae bacterium nucleotide sequence GAGAAGGCCGGGACTGGCCAGGCTGTTGCGGAAGTAGGCTTGCATGACGAGACCGCTGGCCGCGAGGGACCCTCCGACAAAGACGGCCACGATGAGCCGGGGCATCCGGATCTGCCAGATGATGGTTGCCGCGAGGTCGTCGCGGAACAGGAGCCCTTCGCGGATCCGCCTCAGGCCGAGGGGCATGTCGCCCACGCCGAGGGCGACGACCATGAGGACAAGCAGGACGACGATGGCGCCCGGGAGAGCCCAGCGATGAAGGGTGCGCCTCATGGGCGGAAGGCGTCGGGATGAAGGGCGCGGGCGAAGTATTCGTAGGCCTCGATCCGATAATGGGAGACGCATCCCAGATGCCAGGGTTTGAGGGCGACAGCGCGGCCTTCCCGAACCGCCGGCATGAGAGAATAGGGGGGCAGATCCCGGTAGGGAGCCAGCGCGTCGTCGAAGGTCTCGCCGGCCACCACGACGATGTCGATCGGCCAGATCAGCATGCGCTCATTGGGAGGGGGGACATGACCGACGAGTTCGCCGAGGGTGGCCGCGAGGTTCTCGGCGGCGGCGTGATCGCAAAGATCCTGAAAGGTGGTTCGGCTGCCTGCGATGACCCCGTAGGTGGAGGGGGCGATCACCTTGACCGGTTCTTGGTCGGCCAGGGTCGAGGCGAGGCGGGCGACGCGTTCCCGGCAAGCGGAAATCACGGCCTCGGCGCGTTCCTCGGTGCCGAGGGCCTTGGCCAGACGCCGCAGATTGGCGTAGGTCTCCTCAAGAGTATCGTATTGATCAAAGACCATCACCTCGACCCCGGCGCGCCGGACCTGTTCGACCAATTCGTGCCGGCTGTAATCGGCGACAAGGGCAAGGGTGGGCGCATATTGCAGGATGTCTTCGGCATCGCCGTTGACCTGCAGGATCGGATAAGCCCCGGCTTCGGTGGCGATGGCGGAGAAATCGGAATCACGGGCAAGATGGCTGAGGGCGGCAATCTGCCCGGGATCGGCCACTGCCAGCAGCAGCTCATCCGTTCCGACCGTCTGGGAAACGACCCGATGCGGCTGGGCCTCAGCAAGGTGGGGTCCGAGGATGAGGAGGAATCCCAGAAACAGATAACGCGTCACCGTTTCAGCAGCAGACTTCTGCATTGAATCCACTCTGCTGCGCCCCAAGACAGGTTGGGGCAACGCCGCTGCGCCGGCGTTCCGGTCGGTCCTGAGAGCAATTCGGCCCAGCGAAGTGGCTGCGCTCTGAGGCGAGGAATTCTTCAGGATCCGAATTCCCTTCAAAAAGTCCATTCCACACCTCCAAATGCCCCGAAGGGCAGAGCCGGATAACCCGCCACCTCCTCGTAATCGTCATTGAGCAGATTCTCGACCCGGGCGGTCAGGACGAACTGCTCCCGGATTCTGAAGCGGCCAAAGGCCCGCAGGACGACAAAATCGTCGGGGTCCACCCCGACCTGATCGGTGCGGTCCGCCACGGCCCGCAAACCCAGACCCACGGACCAGCGGTCGGCGTCGGCCAGCTGAACAGACGCGTCGAGGGTGTGCCTGGGTCGGCGGATGAGACGGGTGCCGTCGGTGTCGTTGACCGCGTCCAGCCAGGTGTAGCTGAGTCGGGTGGATACCAGCGGGTGAGGTTGGGAGACAACGGCGAATTCCACCCCTTCGGTCGAGGCGCGAGCCCGGTTGACAACCATCCCCTCGTAGGTGTTCCAGTCGACGATCTGGTATTCGAAGAGATCGTGGTAACGGTTGGCGAAGACGGTGGCGGAAAGGGTGGTCTTGACGACGGGGAATTCCTGGTCGATGCCGGCGTCCCAACCGGTGGATGTTTCCGGTTGGATCTCGGGATTGGCAAGCTGACCCCAGGCGGGGACTCCGTAGCGGTCTTCGGAACCGGGGGCGCTGAAACCGGTGCCGACGGTGCCCCGAAAGTGAGTGGTCGAGGTAGCCATCCAGGAAATGCCGGTCCGCCAGGTGGTGGCGCCGCCGACCGACTCGAAATCATCATGACGGATTCCTGCGGTCAGGGTCACGGCGTCGACGGGGCGATAGAGGGCGGACAGGTAAAGGGCAAAGTCATCGTCTCGGGTAACCCTTCCGGCGGGTTCGAACCTGGACTTCTCGTAGTTGAGCCCGGCGATGATCTCCAACCCCGAAGCGGCCTCGATGGTGTTCTGCCAGTCGACGACCTGACGACTGTTCTCCGACGGACTCGCCCCGAAGTCGGAGGTGAAGGTGTAGTCCTTGAGATAATACCCGCCGGTCAACCGGGAGGTGAAGGTTTCGGACAATCCGAATTCCCCATAAACGGTGATCAGGTTGTTTTCGAGGTCGGCCGTTCCAGGAAATGGGAAGGTGGTGGCGCCGGGTTCCTCGTAGGTGCTGGTCAGCCCCCGCAGGGTGGCGCCGATAAGAAGACTCTGCGTCACCTGACCCTCGAAGCGGCCGCTGTAGGTCCAGCTCTCGAAAGAATTCTGCGGTCGGTCGTTGTCGGTCTGCATCCGGGCCGCCGAAAAGCTGTAGCCGAGGGAATCGACACCTCCGGCCACCGCAGCCGAAGCGGAAAAGGTTTGGAATGAGCCATACTCGGCCTGAATCCGACCGGTGGTTCCGTCGACACCACGGACGGTCTGGAGAGCGATGACCCCACCCATGGCCGAACTGCCGTAGAGCGTCCCCTGCGGTCCGCGTAGGACCTCGAGTCGATCGAGGCCGACGAGGTCCGACGATCCGAGGACATTTGGATAGGCGGCCGAACGGTCGTTCATGCGGATCCCGTCAACCAGGAAGAGGGTTTGATGGCTGCTGGCCCCGCGAAGAAAGACCGAGCTCTGTGAACCGGTCGCTCCAGTATTGACAACCGTCGTCCCGGGTTGCCCGGCAAGGGCTTCGGTCATCCGGGTCGTGCCCGCCTGGAACAACTCATCGAGTGCAACCAGGGTGATGCTGCTCGGAGTCTGCTGGATCGGATGGGCCGATCGCTGGGCGGAGACGACCATTTCATCGAGTTGGATCGGGGGCGCGGCCTGGCCATGGAGAACGGGCAGGGCCGTTCCGCAGAGCAGAGCGGTTGCCACCAGGAAGGGGTGAACGGGGAAAATGGAGAAGCGTCGTGAATCCGAATTCATGGGTCGAGCCCATCGTGCTCCTAATGATAATACGTTATCAACATCAAAACGACGGATTTCTTGTCTGTTTCTGAAGAAAAGCCGGCATCTCCGGTCCGGGTCAGGGACGCCGGCAGGTGAAGGCCGGGATGGCCCCGGCCTCGCGGAGATGGGTCATGGCCTGGCGCTCGGCTGCACGCATCCGGCGGCGTTTGGCCGGATCAAGGTCGTCGAGACCGGCCAGGTGAAGGTAGCCATGGACGAGGTAGAGGGTGAGCTCCTCGGCAAAGGGGAGGCGGCGCGAGCCCTTGAAAGCGAGAGCCTGGTCGGGCGAGACGCAGATTTCGCCGGCGAGGCCGCCGTCCGGGTCACCTTCGAAGGTGATCACATCGGTCAGGCCGCCGTCCTGGAGGAAACTCTCGTGCACCTGGCACATGGTATCGCGATCGAGGAAGGCGACGGAAAGTGAACCCGGAGGAACGGGCCAACGGCCGAACGCATCGAGGGTCTGAAAGAGCCGCCGGGTCGTGGCGACCGGCACTTTCAGGCCGGGGCACCCGTTATGCAGGTGTACTGACCGCGGTTTCGGGTTCATTCCGGGTCGATTGGTCACCGCCCTTGTCGGCCTTGGGATAGGCGATCCTGGCGTGAAGGGAATTGAGCAGCGTGAAGTTGAAGCTGCGCTTGATCGCGCCCACCTGGGCGTAGGTGATCGGACATTCATCGAGTTGTCCGTCGCGGATCCGGTCATCGAAAATACTGTCGACCAGCTCCTCGATATTCTGCGGGGTCACCTTGCGCAGGGACCGGCTGGCCGCCTCGACCGAGTCGGCAAAGAATACGATGGCGCTCTCGAGGAACTGCGGCTTGGGTCCGTCGTAGCGGTAGGTGGACTCGCTGACCGACGATGCGGATCCGTTGGAGCCGCCCTCGGAGCCGGCGGTGGCCCGGGCCGCCTCGAGGGCCCGGTGGTAGAAGTACCAGATCAGGCTGGTTCCGTGGTGCTGACGGATGATGTCGATGATGGGGCGGGGGAGCTTGTTCTTCACGCCCATGTCGACGCCTTCCTTGACGTGGCTCTTGATGATGAGGGCGCTGAAGGACGGCGACTTCTCGTCGTGGGGATTGCCGGCTTCGCCCTGGTTCTCGGTGAAGTATTCCGGCTTCACCATTTTCCCGATGTCATGGAACATGCAGCCGACCCGGCAGAGCAGGGCGTTGCCACCGATCGCGTTGGCGGCGTTCTCGGAGAGGGTTGCGACCATCAGGCTGTGATGGTAGGTGCCGGGGGCCTCCATCTGCATTCGCCGCAGGAGCGGGTGGTTGAAATCGGCCAGCTCGATCAGGGTGATGTCGGTGGTCCGTTTGAAGAGACTCTCAAGAATGGGAATCAGTCCGACCACGACGATCCCGGTGAAGACGCCGGTGCCGAGAGCCGCGCCCATCTGGCGCCAGATGGTGTTGAGGGTGATCTGATCGGCCAGGCCGATGAGGAGGGCGAAGAAGGCGCCGGCCATGCCCGCATAGCCTCCGGCGCGGACGATGCGGCCGCGAAAGCGGGCGTTGCGGCTGCTCAGGATGGCCACGGTCGAACTGAGGAAGGACACGACCAGGATATCCAGCCGATTGCCGTACATGACCCCGGTGAAAAGGGAGACGAGCAGAGCGGAAAAAAGCCCGGGACCTCCGCCGATCAGGGTGGCCACGATGATCGGGGCGAAAGCCGTGGGTGCGAGGTAGGGGAGGATGGCGGAGGCGGATGGATTGCCGACGAAGAACGGCAGGGTGGCCATTTCGTAACTCGCCCGCACCAGGCCGAGATTGAGCACGAGGACCAGGGCGAGGAGACTGAGCCGCCCGTTGCTTTGCAGAGTCAGGGGATCCTCGAGGCGGATGTAGCCGACCGCGGTCAGGATCATGGCGAGGACAAGAATCATCCGACTGACCAGCTGGATATCGATCCCGCTCGGCAGCTGCCGGCTCGTGCTGAGAAACCGCTGGTAGGCGACGAGCATCTCGTGCTGCTCCGGCGTCACCCGGGTGCCGGGCTCGATGATGCTGCGTCCCGGCTCGACCACAACAACCTCCGGCTCAAGGGTGTTCAGGGCGGTCTCCCTGAGTTCCTTGCTGGCTTCGGGATCGAACTTGAGGTTGGCCACCAGACCGTTGCGCAGCAGCCGGAAGACGGCGGTGGCAATGGCGGGCGGAATATTCTCGGCCGCCAGATTGATCCGGAGAAAGGTCTGGGCGTCGTCGAGGGGCTGGGGGCGGGCCTGCCGGGCCTGCCCGGAATCATTGAGAATCTGGAAGGAGGGCACGGTGTTCGGGGCGGCGGCGGCGACCGAATTGCGTGAATCGAAGACACCCGCCCGGTAGATTTCCTGGAGGATGTAGAGTCCGGTATCCAGAAGACGGATACGACCTTCCGGGTCGCCGTACTGCATGAGTGTGGCCAGATCGTTTGCCGTCATCCGGTAGCCGCCCCGGACATTGTAGACCTCGGCCAGGGCGGAGAGCTGTTCCGTCCGCTCCTCGTCGCTCTCGCCGGACCACCCCGCCGCCACGACCTCGGTCTCGGCGAGGAGGTCGTGCAGGTCGGTTTCGAATTTCCGGTAGGGGTCCATGTCGATCCGGTAGACCGGTGGAATCTGGCTCTCCATCCGCTGCCGGTTCCTTTCGGTCAGGAGGGCGCTCTCGTAGGAGAAGGGTGCGTCGGCAATGATCCGGACCGAGGCCAGCTGGTTGGGCAGGATCTGATAGCCGGCCGGAGTGACGCCGACGAAGCTGATGAAGACGATGGAGAAGACGGTCAGAAGGAAGACGATGACGGAAACGACCAGGCTGTGCTCGAGGAAGTCGAACAGACCGGAAGCCGATCCGGTCCGGCGACGGCGTTTCCGGCCCCTCAGCCGCGAGGTCGGCTTGATCGTCTTTTCAATCGTGGCCATGGTTCAGGGAGGGAAGGTCAGCGATGGGCCTCGGAGCCTTCCGGGCTCGCGTGGAAGAGTTCGTAGGCGGCAATGATCCGCTGGACGAGTGGATGGCGGACCACATCGGCCTCGCCGAAGAGGTGGAAACGGATGCCCTCGATATCGGTCAGGATGCGTTTGACCTGAAGGAGTCCGGAGGACTTGGAACGGGGCAGGTCGATCTGGGTGACATCCCCCGTCACGACCATCCGGCTCTGGTCTCCGAGTCGGGTCAGAAACATCATCATCTGTTCGGGGGTGGTGTTCTGGGCTTCGTCGAGAATGACAAAGGCATTGCTCAGGGTGCGTCCGCGCATGTAGGCCAACGGGGCGATTTCAATCAGGCCCTTCTCCATCAGGCGCGCCGCATCGTCTTTGTCGAGCATATCGTCGAGCGCATCATAGAGGGGCCGGAGATAGGGTTCGATCTTTTCCGTCAGATCGCCGGGAAGGAAACCGAGTGCTTCTCCGGCTTCGACCGCGGGACGGGTGAGGATGATCTTCTGAACCTCGTTGCTCCGGAGGGCATCGACGGCGGCGGCCATGGCCAGATAGGTCTTTCCCGTACCGGCCGGGCCGATCCCGAAGACGATCTCGCAATCCTTGATCGCCTGGAGGTAACGCTTCTGGCCGATGGTCTTGGGGATGATGGTGCGTCGGCTCGTCCGGATGACAACCGCCGGTTCGAAGAGGGACCGGTACTGCTCGGCGTGGCCATTGGCCACGCCGTTGAGCATGTGGAGGAAATCCGCGTTCTTGACGACCAGTCCCTGGTTGCGCCCCTCCTGGAGGAGGTCGAGGAGGGCCTCCGCCTTGGCCACGGCCTCGGGCTCCCCTTCGACCGTAAGCCAGTCCTCCCGGGTGACAACCTGAAGGTTCAGGGTTCGTTCAAGGAGCGCAAGGTTCTCCTCATTCCCGCAGTAGAGCTGGTTGAGGAAGCGGGGGTTCTGGAAATGGAAGGTCTTTTTGGCCATGCCGTCCCGGGAGAGCATCAGTTCGGTTTCCCGACTGCCATCAGGCGTTCCCACATCGCATCAAGGGATTGGGGGAGCACCCGGGTGTTGCCGATCACCGGCATGAAATTGGTGTCACCTCCCCAGCGTGGCACGATGTGGAAGTGCAGGTGGGTCGGGATACCCGCTCCGGCCGCATTGCCGAGGTTGAGTCCGATATTGAAACCGTCGGGATGGATGGCCCGACTCAGGAGGTCGGTCGCCGTGACCAGGAGATTCATCAGGTCGAGGCGTTCCTCCGGCTCCAGGTCATCGAGCCGGGCCACTTCGCGGTAGGGAATGGCGAGGAGATGCCCTGCGTTGTAAGGGAAGCGGTTGAGCACGAGATAGCAATGGGACGTCCGATGAACGATCAGGGTCGACCGGTCATCATTGCGTCCGGGAAGCTCGGCAAAGGGATTGCGGCTTTCCGGAGTCTTGGGCGCTTCGATGTATTCCATCCGCCAGTAGGCATGCAGGTGCTCCATTGATGGGATGAGTTCTAGTCAACCCCGGCCCAAAGTCAAAGGCTCTCTTGTTTGGGGCGGGTCGCCCGATTGGTTGCGTAATCCATTGAAGTGAAGTATGTTAATTCCAAAACCCGGTGCAGAAGGCCTCGGTCCGGCGGTCCTTGCCGATTTCCCTCCTTGTCAAGGCGGGGAGCAGACCCAAGGCTGTGGGCACCAATCTCAAAGAGGAGTTCATCATGCCAGCAACCAAAGCCGATTTTCTCAAGGAAACCATTGTCCAGCTGGACATCAGGAAACACAACGTCGTGCCTCTGGTGGACGCCATGGGTGACATGGCATTCACCGCCCGCGACCTCAATCGGGCGGCGGGGATCTACGAGATGATGCTTCGGGATGAGGATTGCGGGGTGATTCTGGTCTTGGCCGGGTCTCTCTTTTCCGCGGGCCTGAAGCGGGTGGTTTATGATCTGGTGGACAACGATCTGGTTGACGCCATCGTCTCAACTGGGGCGCTCATCGTGGATCAGGATTTCTTCGAAGGCCTTGGTTTCAAGCACTACAAGGGTTCGAAGTGGGTTGACGACAATGAGATGCGCGATCTGCACATCGACCGGATCTACGACACTTTCATCGACGAGGACGAGCTCCGGATCTGTGATGATACCGTGGGCAGGATCTGCGACAGTCTGGAGAAACGGCCGTATTCGTCCCGCGAATTCATCTGGGAGATGGGTCGTTATCTCGAAGAACATGGCAGCAAGACGGACGATTGCATCGTGCATGCCTGTTACCGGAAGGATGTCCCGATTTTCGTGCCGGCGTTCAGTGATTGCTCGGCGGGTTTTGGCTTCGTCATGCACCAATCGAAGAACCGGGAGAGCTGCGTGAGTCTGGATTCGGCCAAGGATTTCCTGGAATTGACCGACATCAAACTGGCCAACCCGACAACAGGCATCCTGATGGTCGGGGGCGGGGTTCCGAAGAATTTCACGCAGGATATCGTGGTTGCGGCGGACCTGCTGGATCCGAGCAAGGCGGACATGCACAAGTATGCCGTCCAGATCACGGTGGCCGATGAGCGGGACGGAGCCCTTTCGGGATCCACCCTGCGAGAGGCGAGTTCCTGGGGCAAGGTGTCGACCGTCTTTGAACAGATGGTTTTCAGTGAAGCGACCCTCGCCCTGCCTCTGGTGGCCGGTTACGGCTATCACAAGATGAAGGACGAAAAGCGCAGGGCGCGCCGTTTCGGCAAGCTCTACCAGACGGTGGTTTCTCCGGTCTGATCGAGGTTCCGGATGAGTCTCCAGGGACAGCCTCCCACCACCACAGCATGAGGATCGGGTTTCTCAGTGGAACCAGCATCGCCCGCTCCAGCCTCTTTGACGGTTGGTCGATGGGTGAGGTGGATACCCCCCATGGCCCCGTGTCGGTCCGCTCGGGTTCCGGACACCACCTGATCAACCGTCACGGGTTTGCTGCTCCGGTTCCCCCGCATGCCATCAATCACCGGGCCAATCTTTCAGCCTTCGAGGTGCTCGGGGTGGAGGCGATTGTTTCGCTGCAGTCGGTCGGGTCGCTCAAGGCGGATCTGCCGCCCGGCACCCTGATCTCCTGCGACGACTATGTGAGTTTCGCTCCGATCACCTTTTCGGATGACCGGCCGACCGCTTTTGCACCGCAGGTGCCCAACAACCTGGTTCCACGGATCGTGGAGGCTTCGGCCGAGCCCATCCGGACCGGCAAGGTCTATATCCAGACGCGGGGGCCGCGTTTTGAAACCCGGGCTGAAGTCCGGATCCTGCAGGCGTGGGGTGATGTTGTCGGAATGACCATGGCCCATGAGGCGGACCTCGCCAACGAATTGGGCATCCCCTACAATTCCCTTTGCATGATCGACAATTTCGCGCACGGCCTGGACGGAGAGCCCCTTTCAGCCGAGGCCTTTCACCGGCAGGTGGCCGGGAATCTGGCCAAGGTGGAGACGCTTTTCCGTGACCTGCTCGATGCCTTCGGCGGGTGATGGTCGTTCCCGGGATCCGGGAGGCACCGAATGGCCGTTTCGGTAGTTCTGCGGAGGGGTCCGGTGGGTTAAAGTATCGATGGGGCTGGTCGAATTGGCAGAGTGTGGTTATTTTCCGGTTTCATCCGGATCGGAATCCGTCCCCTCGGGATGGCGTCCCGGTTCCGTCTGGACCGACACGATCGATCAAGCTGAAAACCTCTGATGAGCGAATTCCTCGAAACAAAGAAGATCAGTGATGCCAAGTCGGCTCTCGACCGGCTGAAAGGCAACATCAAGCAGTACATCAGGGGCAAGGACGATGTCATCGACCAGATCATCATCTGCCTGATCGCTCCAGGTCATGTCCTGATCGAGGACCTTCCCGGTGTCGGCAAGACGACGCTCGCCTATTGCCTTTCGCGGTCGATCGCCTGCAAATTCTCCCGGATTCAGTTCACCAGCGACCTCCTGCCCAGCGATGTCACCGGTGTCTCCATTTACGACGACCACCTGCGGGAGTTTGTCTTCAAGCCCGGTCCCATCTTCGCGAACTTCGTCCTGGCCGATGAGATCAACCGGGCCACGCCGAAAACCCAGTCCAGCCTCCTGGAGGTGATGGACCGCGGGAAGGTTTCCGTGGACGGGGCGACCCATGCGATCGACGCGCCTTTCATGGTGCTGGCGACGCAGAACCCGGTCGATTATGAGGGAACGTTTCCATTGCCGGAGAGCCAGATGGACCGCTTTCTCATGCGACTCCAGATGGGCTACCCGAGTATTGAGGACGAGTTCGACATCCTGAAGGCGGCCCATCGCAACTACGACACAATCGACCTGGAGCCGGTCGTGACCCGCGAGGAGATCTGCGCCATCCAGGCGCTTGTTCCCCAGGTTTTTGTGGAGGACTCGGTCATGGAGTACATCCTGAAGATCGTGACCGCCACCCGGACGGAGAGCGAATTCAAGGCCGGGGTGAGCGTCCGGGGCTGTCTCTCGCTCAAACTGGCCGCCCAGGCATCCGCCCTGGCGGCCGGGCGGGACTTTGTCCTTCCGGATGATATTGCCCGGACCGTCATCAACGTCCTGGTGCACCGCCTGGGTCTGCGAAGGTCCTCGTCCGACACCCTGGAGGAGCGGCGGGTGGTTTCCAGTGCGGTCCGCCGGATTCTCTCCGCCATTCCGGTTCCACTTTGACCACGATGGCCGACAGCCCGTCCTGGATGGATGAAAAGCGCTGGTCCGGCCCCGGAGCCAGACGACCGGGTCGCGGTCTGCGGGATGGTCTCCGCTTCCTCAAGCATCTCTTTGTCCCGCCATCGGGAAACCGGGTGGTTCCGACCAAGTCGGGCATCGTGCTGATCGTGGTTTCGCTCGGAGTGGGCACCGCCGCCTACAACACCTCGAGCAATATCCTCTTCATCACGCTCTCGCTTCTGCTCTCCTGTCTGATCCTGAGCGGGATCCTTTCCTGGATGAACTTTCAGGGAAACCGGTGGCGGTTGACCTTCCAGCCCCCGTTCCGGGTGGGTCAGGACGCGAC carries:
- a CDS encoding HIT domain-containing protein, with amino-acid sequence MEHLHAYWRMEYIEAPKTPESRNPFAELPGRNDDRSTLIVHRTSHCYLVLNRFPYNAGHLLAIPYREVARLDDLEPEERLDLMNLLVTATDLLSRAIHPDGFNIGLNLGNAAGAGIPTHLHFHIVPRWGGDTNFMPVIGNTRVLPQSLDAMWERLMAVGKPN
- a CDS encoding ABC transporter substrate-binding protein; translated protein: MQKSAAETVTRYLFLGFLLILGPHLAEAQPHRVVSQTVGTDELLLAVADPGQIAALSHLARDSDFSAIATEAGAYPILQVNGDAEDILQYAPTLALVADYSRHELVEQVRRAGVEVMVFDQYDTLEETYANLRRLAKALGTEERAEAVISACRERVARLASTLADQEPVKVIAPSTYGVIAGSRTTFQDLCDHAAAENLAATLGELVGHVPPPNERMLIWPIDIVVVAGETFDDALAPYRDLPPYSLMPAVREGRAVALKPWHLGCVSHYRIEAYEYFARALHPDAFRP
- a CDS encoding deoxyhypusine synthase, translated to MPATKADFLKETIVQLDIRKHNVVPLVDAMGDMAFTARDLNRAAGIYEMMLRDEDCGVILVLAGSLFSAGLKRVVYDLVDNDLVDAIVSTGALIVDQDFFEGLGFKHYKGSKWVDDNEMRDLHIDRIYDTFIDEDELRICDDTVGRICDSLEKRPYSSREFIWEMGRYLEEHGSKTDDCIVHACYRKDVPIFVPAFSDCSAGFGFVMHQSKNRESCVSLDSAKDFLELTDIKLANPTTGILMVGGGVPKNFTQDIVVAADLLDPSKADMHKYAVQITVADERDGALSGSTLREASSWGKVSTVFEQMVFSEATLALPLVAGYGYHKMKDEKRRARRFGKLYQTVVSPV
- a CDS encoding AAA family ATPase, giving the protein MSEFLETKKISDAKSALDRLKGNIKQYIRGKDDVIDQIIICLIAPGHVLIEDLPGVGKTTLAYCLSRSIACKFSRIQFTSDLLPSDVTGVSIYDDHLREFVFKPGPIFANFVLADEINRATPKTQSSLLEVMDRGKVSVDGATHAIDAPFMVLATQNPVDYEGTFPLPESQMDRFLMRLQMGYPSIEDEFDILKAAHRNYDTIDLEPVVTREEICAIQALVPQVFVEDSVMEYILKIVTATRTESEFKAGVSVRGCLSLKLAAQASALAAGRDFVLPDDIARTVINVLVHRLGLRRSSSDTLEERRVVSSAVRRILSAIPVPL
- a CDS encoding MTAP family purine nucleoside phosphorylase; this encodes MRIGFLSGTSIARSSLFDGWSMGEVDTPHGPVSVRSGSGHHLINRHGFAAPVPPHAINHRANLSAFEVLGVEAIVSLQSVGSLKADLPPGTLISCDDYVSFAPITFSDDRPTAFAPQVPNNLVPRIVEASAEPIRTGKVYIQTRGPRFETRAEVRILQAWGDVVGMTMAHEADLANELGIPYNSLCMIDNFAHGLDGEPLSAEAFHRQVAGNLAKVETLFRDLLDAFGG
- a CDS encoding TonB-dependent receptor; its protein translation is MNSDSRRFSIFPVHPFLVATALLCGTALPVLHGQAAPPIQLDEMVVSAQRSAHPIQQTPSSITLVALDELFQAGTTRMTEALAGQPGTTVVNTGATGSQSSVFLRGASSHQTLFLVDGIRMNDRSAAYPNVLGSSDLVGLDRLEVLRGPQGTLYGSSAMGGVIALQTVRGVDGTTGRIQAEYGSFQTFSASAAVAGGVDSLGYSFSAARMQTDNDRPQNSFESWTYSGRFEGQVTQSLLIGATLRGLTSTYEEPGATTFPFPGTADLENNLITVYGEFGLSETFTSRLTGGYYLKDYTFTSDFGASPSENSRQVVDWQNTIEAASGLEIIAGLNYEKSRFEPAGRVTRDDDFALYLSALYRPVDAVTLTAGIRHDDFESVGGATTWRTGISWMATSTTHFRGTVGTGFSAPGSEDRYGVPAWGQLANPEIQPETSTGWDAGIDQEFPVVKTTLSATVFANRYHDLFEYQIVDWNTYEGMVVNRARASTEGVEFAVVSQPHPLVSTRLSYTWLDAVNDTDGTRLIRRPRHTLDASVQLADADRWSVGLGLRAVADRTDQVGVDPDDFVVLRAFGRFRIREQFVLTARVENLLNDDYEEVAGYPALPFGAFGGVEWTF
- a CDS encoding PhoH family protein; the encoded protein is MAKKTFHFQNPRFLNQLYCGNEENLALLERTLNLQVVTREDWLTVEGEPEAVAKAEALLDLLQEGRNQGLVVKNADFLHMLNGVANGHAEQYRSLFEPAVVIRTSRRTIIPKTIGQKRYLQAIKDCEIVFGIGPAGTGKTYLAMAAAVDALRSNEVQKIILTRPAVEAGEALGFLPGDLTEKIEPYLRPLYDALDDMLDKDDAARLMEKGLIEIAPLAYMRGRTLSNAFVILDEAQNTTPEQMMMFLTRLGDQSRMVVTGDVTQIDLPRSKSSGLLQVKRILTDIEGIRFHLFGEADVVRHPLVQRIIAAYELFHASPEGSEAHR
- the ybeY gene encoding rRNA maturation RNase YbeY, which codes for MNPKPRSVHLHNGCPGLKVPVATTRRLFQTLDAFGRWPVPPGSLSVAFLDRDTMCQVHESFLQDGGLTDVITFEGDPDGGLAGEICVSPDQALAFKGSRRLPFAEELTLYLVHGYLHLAGLDDLDPAKRRRMRAAERQAMTHLREAGAIPAFTCRRP
- a CDS encoding HDIG domain-containing protein, which gives rise to MATIEKTIKPTSRLRGRKRRRRTGSASGLFDFLEHSLVVSVIVFLLTVFSIVFISFVGVTPAGYQILPNQLASVRIIADAPFSYESALLTERNRQRMESQIPPVYRIDMDPYRKFETDLHDLLAETEVVAAGWSGESDEERTEQLSALAEVYNVRGGYRMTANDLATLMQYGDPEGRIRLLDTGLYILQEIYRAGVFDSRNSVAAAAPNTVPSFQILNDSGQARQARPQPLDDAQTFLRINLAAENIPPAIATAVFRLLRNGLVANLKFDPEASKELRETALNTLEPEVVVVEPGRSIIEPGTRVTPEQHEMLVAYQRFLSTSRQLPSGIDIQLVSRMILVLAMILTAVGYIRLEDPLTLQSNGRLSLLALVLVLNLGLVRASYEMATLPFFVGNPSASAILPYLAPTAFAPIIVATLIGGGPGLFSALLVSLFTGVMYGNRLDILVVSFLSSTVAILSSRNARFRGRIVRAGGYAGMAGAFFALLIGLADQITLNTIWRQMGAALGTGVFTGIVVVGLIPILESLFKRTTDITLIELADFNHPLLRRMQMEAPGTYHHSLMVATLSENAANAIGGNALLCRVGCMFHDIGKMVKPEYFTENQGEAGNPHDEKSPSFSALIIKSHVKEGVDMGVKNKLPRPIIDIIRQHHGTSLIWYFYHRALEAARATAGSEGGSNGSASSVSESTYRYDGPKPQFLESAIVFFADSVEAASRSLRKVTPQNIEELVDSIFDDRIRDGQLDECPITYAQVGAIKRSFNFTLLNSLHARIAYPKADKGGDQSTRNEPETAVSTPA